In Seonamhaeicola sp. S2-3, the genomic window TGAGATTGTTCTTGGTTCTAGTTATACCTTTGATAATGGTATCAATATATTTGGTGATTTTAATTTTACACAAGCAATAGATAAAGTAATAAGAAGAGATGATCCATTTCTGGAGCCTGCTTATAAAAATGATGCAGGTTTTAATATTGGACAAAGAAGAACAGCTATTCCTGCAGGTATATTAACAAGTTGGGATGATGTTTACATGTCAACACCACAAAATGAAAATCAAGATTTAACACGTGTAGGATATTATGATGTTGTAGATTTTGATGGAGACGGTATTTATAATTCTGAATTTGATAATGCACCTTTCGGTTATCCTGAACAACCGCAAAGAACTTGGAGTGCTACTCTAGGTGCTCGATACAAAGGTTTTAGTATTTCAGCACAGTTGTATGGTACTCAAAATGCGTCTAGATTGTATAGTAACCAAACGTTTAGTAATTCTACACCTTTAATCTTTAAGCAAGATTTAGATTATTGGACAGTAGATACGCCAAATAATACAGATACACAACCATCATTTGGAGTTCTAGGAGCAACCAATCCTAGAGATAATTGGTTAGATGGGTCATTAACAAGACTTAAGGCAGTTACGTTATCTTATGATATACCAAAAAAGACCTGTGAAAAACTAGGGCTAAAAAAACTTCAAGTTTTTGCAAATGGAAATAACCTATTCTTATGGTCTGATATGCCAGATGATAGAGAATTTAACACTTCTGGAACGGCACAGTCAAGAGGAGATTATCCTACCTTAAAGCGATTTAACTTTGGTTTTAATATGAATTTTTAAAAAAAAGAACTAATGAAAAACTATAAAATAAAAATATTAATAATCTTAGGACTCGTATTCTCGTTTTCATGCGAAGACTATTTAGATGTGGCACCAGAGGCACTCATAGAGGAAGAAGATGTTTTTTCTACCTTTAAAAATGCGCAAGGATTTGTTGAAGAAATGTACGCTCTAGTAGTGTCTTATGAACAGCAAGCACATACCTTCCAAGATTTTCTTTTAGGAGATGATGGATTTGTTGATAGACCTACAAAAGCAAGTGGAGATATTGATGCAGGAAGATTTACCGATGTTATAAAAGATAATTTTTGTTACCTAAATAACCATTATAAAGCTGATTACGGATCAACAGGAAACAATTCAGCCAATGTTGAAAATCCAAATGCTTTTAATAAACAAAGACCTGGTTTATATGAAGGTAGTTTAAGAGGCATTCGTAAAGCAAATATTGTAATTAGAAATGTTGAAAGTGTTGAAAATGGAGGGTTAGATTTAATGGTAAATGCAACCCAAGCAGAAAAAGATGTTATTCTTGGTCAAGCCTACTTTTTTAGAGCATTTTTTCATAACGAGATTATGAAATTTTGGGGGCGTTATCCATATATAGACAAAGTATTAATTGATGATTTTAGAATACCACGTCCAGAGACTTATAGAGAAGTAGCTTTATTAGCTAACGAAGATTATAAAAAAGCCGCTGAATTATTACCTGTAGATTGGGATAACGAACCTTACGGGCAATTAACACTAGGCGAAAACAAGGGTAGGCTTACTAAAGGTACGGCATATGCTTTTCAAGGTAAAAACTTACTTTTAGCAGCAAGCCCATTAATGAAAGGTAACAATGTAACTATAGATACATATGACTATGATACCGAGTTATGCGATATGGCAGTTGAGGCTTTTTCAGGTATTCTTAAATTAGCAGACCAAGGGCGTTATGCATTAGCTTCATGGGAAAATTACGACGAAGTATTTTGGAAATCACCAACACCTGGTGCATGGCCAGGAGGCACAGAGTTTATATTTGCTGCAACTGGTGGTAACGCCATACAACCTCGAAGATTTATGACATCTGGAGTAAACAAAGCTATTCACACCAATTCTGCTGGATATGAGGTTATTAGTCCTACACATAACTTTATCCATAACAATTTTGGAATGGCTAATGGGCTATCTATAGAAGATGACCTTAGTGGTCTTTACGGACCAACATTGTATGATCCTACTAAACCTTTTGAAAACCGTGACCCTCGTTTTTATAGATGGCATATTATAGATGGAGATGTTATAGATCCTGGGGCTGACGATCCTCATAAAACAGCCCAACTTTGGTTTGAATCTTCTACTAACAAAGGAGTTCACCGTAGTACTGGTGCAGAAAACATCAAAGTATTAAATAATACTGGGTATATGTGGACTAAATTTTACCCTAAAGTTGACGGTAAGTACCATACCAGATGGAACCCTATTATAAGCCAATACGTTGGCGTACGTATGCATATGAGGCTTACAGATGTATATTTAATGTATGCAGAGGCACTGCATGCATCTAAGGGAGC contains:
- a CDS encoding RagB/SusD family nutrient uptake outer membrane protein codes for the protein MKNYKIKILIILGLVFSFSCEDYLDVAPEALIEEEDVFSTFKNAQGFVEEMYALVVSYEQQAHTFQDFLLGDDGFVDRPTKASGDIDAGRFTDVIKDNFCYLNNHYKADYGSTGNNSANVENPNAFNKQRPGLYEGSLRGIRKANIVIRNVESVENGGLDLMVNATQAEKDVILGQAYFFRAFFHNEIMKFWGRYPYIDKVLIDDFRIPRPETYREVALLANEDYKKAAELLPVDWDNEPYGQLTLGENKGRLTKGTAYAFQGKNLLLAASPLMKGNNVTIDTYDYDTELCDMAVEAFSGILKLADQGRYALASWENYDEVFWKSPTPGAWPGGTEFIFAATGGNAIQPRRFMTSGVNKAIHTNSAGYEVISPTHNFIHNNFGMANGLSIEDDLSGLYGPTLYDPTKPFENRDPRFYRWHIIDGDVIDPGADDPHKTAQLWFESSTNKGVHRSTGAENIKVLNNTGYMWTKFYPKVDGKYHTRWNPIISQYVGVRMHMRLTDVYLMYAEALHASKGATTAPASYSLTAEAAINLLRDRAGIPHVHPSIVADNNKFMDELRRERSVELSYEAHRWVDIRRWGVAHLAKYRRKLALDFPQNRSSFTETLLVERICEFPKHYWLPFPVEQTQIYEGFPQNPGW